From Lepus europaeus isolate LE1 chromosome 3, mLepTim1.pri, whole genome shotgun sequence, a single genomic window includes:
- the POLR1C gene encoding DNA-directed RNA polymerases I and III subunit RPAC1 — MAAAQAVEEMRSRVVLGEFGVRNVHTTDFPGNYSGYDDAWDQDRFEKNFRVDVVHMDENSLEFDMVGIDAAIANAFRRILLAEVPTMAVEKVLVYNNTSIVQDEILAHRLGLIPIHADPRLFEYRNQGDDEGTEIDTLQFRLQVRCTRNPHAAKDSSDPNELYVNHKVYTRHMTWVPLGNQADLFPEGTIRPVHDDILIAQLRPGQEIDLLMHCVKGIGKDHAKFSPVATASYRLLPDITLLAPIEGEAAEELSQCFSPGVIEVQEVQGKKVARVANPRLDTFSREIFRNEKLKKLVRLARVRDHYIFSVESTGVLPPDVLVSEAIKVLMGKCRRFLDELDAVQMD; from the exons ATGGCGGCGGCTCAGGCCGTGGAAGAAATGCGGAGCCGCGTGGTTTTAGGGGAGTTCGGAGTTCGCAAT GTTCATACCACTGACTTCCCCGGGAACTATTCCGGTTATGATGATGCCTGGGATCAGGACCGCTTCGAGAAG AACTTCCGCGTGGATGTGGTTCACATGGATGAAAACTCGCTGGAGTTTGACATGGTGGGAATTGATGCGGCCATCGCCAATGCTTTCCGACGAATTCTGCTGGCGGAG gtgcccacaatggctgtggaGAAGGTGCTGGTGTACAACAACACATCCATCGTGCAGGATGAGATCCTGGCTCACCGCCTGGGGCTCATTCCCATTCATGCTGATCCTCGACTGTTTGAATATCGGAACCAAG GGGACGACGAGGGCACAGAGATAGACACTCTGCAGTTTCGGCTGCAGGTCAGGTGTACTCGGAACCCCCACGCTGCTAAAGATTCCTCTGACCCCAATGAGCTCTACGTGAATCACAAAG TGTACACCAGGCACATGACGTGGGTTCCCCTGGGGAACCAGGCTGACCTCTTCCCGGAGGGCACTATCCGGCCGGTGCACGATGATATCCTCATTGCCCAGCTGCGACCTGGCCAAGAGATTGACCTGCTCATGCACTGTGTCAAGGGCATCG GCAAGGACCACGCCAAGTTCTCACCAGTGGCGACAGCCAGTTACAGGCTCCTGCCAGACATTACCCTGCTTGCGCCCATAGAAGGGGAAGCAGCTGAGGAGCTGAGCCAGTGCTTCTCACCAGGTGTCATTGAGGTCCAGGAAGTCCAAG GTAAAAAGGTGGCCAGAGTTGCCAATCCCCGGCTAGATACCTTCAGCAGGGAAATCTTCCGGAATGAGAAACTGAAGAAGCTTGTCCGGCTTGCCCGGGTTCGAGATCATTATATCT TCTCTGTTGAGTCCACGGGGGTACTGCCACCAGATGTGCTGGTGAGTGAAGCCATCAAGGTCTTGATGGGGAAGTGCCGGCGGTTCCTGGACGAACTAGACGCGGTTCAGATGGACTGA